A region from the Triticum aestivum cultivar Chinese Spring chromosome 3D, IWGSC CS RefSeq v2.1, whole genome shotgun sequence genome encodes:
- the LOC123080656 gene encoding glucan endo-1,3-beta-glucosidase GIV-like yields the protein MPSLRGFSAVFALALLAGVFLASLPSGVQSIGVCYGIIANNLPPPREVVQLYKSMGITNMRIYSVQLQALDALRGSGISLMLGTTNNDVAALAGSLSAATSWVQAHVKPYHSAGVTIRYIAVGNEVTGGTAQPILAAMRNLNKALAAAGLGGAIKVSTAVRFDVLTNSYPPSAAVFAQPYMVDIARHLVSTSAPLLANVYPYFAYSSNPRDIKLNYATFQPGATPVRDARSGLVYTNLFSAMVDAMYNALEKAGAPGVRVVVSESGWPSAGGLAATPENARAYNQGLINHVAHGTPRKPGPMEAYVFAMFNENQKPGAETERHFGLFYPNKTPVYLINFVGARLAAANHTNSHGFGGGH from the exons ATGCCGAGCTTGCGAGGCTTTTCTGCTGTGTTTGCATTGGCTTTGCTTGCCGGAGTCTTCCTCGCTTCCCTTCCTTCAG GCGTGCAATCCATCGGCGTGTGCTACGGCATCATCGCAAACAACCTCCCACCGCCGAGGGAAGTGGTGCAGCTCTACAAGTCCATGGGCATCACCAACATGCGCATCTACTCCGTCCAGCTCCAGGCGCTCGACGCGCTCCGCGGCTCCGGCATCAGCCTCATGCTCGGCACCACCAAtaacgacgtcgccgccctcgccggcagCCTGTCCGCCGCCACCTCCTGGGTGCAGGCCCACGTAAAACCCTACCACAGCGCCGGGGTGACCATCCGGTACATCGCCGTCGGCAACGAGGTCACGGGCGGCACCGCGCAGCCCATCCTGGCGGCCATGCGGAACCTCAACAAGGCCCTGGCGGCGGCCGGCCTGGGCGGCGCCATCAAGGTGTCCACGGCGGTGAGGTTCGACGTGCTCACCAACTCCTACCCACCCTCCGCCGCGGTGTTCGCTCAGCCCTACATGGTCGACATCGCCCGGCACCTGGTCAGCACCAGTGCGCCGCTGCTCGCCAACGTGTACCCGTACTTTGCCTACAGCAGCAACCCGAGGGACATCAAGCTCAACTACGCGACGTTCCAGCCGGGCGCGACGCCCGTGAGGGACGCCCGCAGCGGGCTCGTCTACACGAACCTCTTCAGCGCCATGGTCGACGCCATGTACAACGCGCTGGAGAAGGCCGGGGCGCCGGGCGTGAGGGTGGTGGTGTCGGAGAGCGGGTGGCCGTCGGCCGGCGGGCTCGCGGCGACGCCGGAGAACGCGCGGGCGTACAACCAGGGCCTCATCAACCACGTGGCGCACGGCACGCCCAGGAAGCCTGGGCCCATGGAGGCGTACGTGTTCGCCATGTTCAACGAGAACCAGAAGCCCGGGGCTGAGACAGAGAGGCACTTTGGGCTCTTCTACCCCAACAAAACGCCCGTATACCTCATCAATTTCGTAGGAGCAAGACTGGCGGCGGCCAACCACACCAACTCGCATGGGTTTGGTGGTGGACACTAG